A stretch of the Notamacropus eugenii isolate mMacEug1 chromosome 2, mMacEug1.pri_v2, whole genome shotgun sequence genome encodes the following:
- the POP7 gene encoding ribonuclease P protein subunit p20, whose protein sequence is MAENGEPWGASEAELDPVEYTLRKRLPHRLPRRPNDIYVNMKTDFKAQLARCQKLLEGGGGGRGQGGCPEIYIHGLGLAINRAINIALQLQASSFGALQVAANTSTVELVDELEPETNTREPLTRTRNNSAIHIRVFRVTPK, encoded by the coding sequence ATGGCCGAGAATGGAGAACCATGGGGAGCCAGTGAGGCTGAACTGGACCCAGTGGAGTACACTCTTCGAAAGCGGCTTCCCCACCGTCTCCCCCGAAGACCAAATGACATCTATGTTAACATGAAGACTGACTTCAAGGCGCAGCTGGCTAGGTGTCAGAAACTTCTGGAGGGTGGTGGAGGGGGTAGGGGACAGGGTGGCTGTCCTGAGATTTACATTCATGGCCTCGGCCTGGCCATTAATCGGGCCATCAACATTGCCCTGCAGTTGCAAGCGAGCAGCTTTGGGGCCTTGCAAGTGGCTGCCAACACCTCCACTGTGGAGCTGGTGGATGAGTTGGAGCCTGAGACTAACACTCGGGAGCCATTAACCCGAACCCGAAATAACTCGGCCATCCACATTCGGGTCTTCCGTGTTACACCCAAGTAG